The proteins below come from a single Sorghum bicolor cultivar BTx623 chromosome 4, Sorghum_bicolor_NCBIv3, whole genome shotgun sequence genomic window:
- the LOC110434361 gene encoding IQ motif and SEC7 domain-containing protein 2-like yields the protein MAAAGQHAVVPKFGSWDAENIGYTVFFEKVRDNKAPPAPAPKPSASGAGNGGYDFDPYEHYESLSRKVPSRPPSSHGGAASARAAGAAYDFDPYDHYDSLSSSRNVPSRPPSSHGHGHGHGHAPAPPAAGYDVDPYEHYDNLSARNVPSRPPSSHGHVHGHAPVPQPHHRYHRRTGSNGSNAASEASSRGSKFSPPRPYQPRYSSNSNSDTSFPQGGGHGHGAQYHHHHHHHNNNQHHHGAAPRAASASPSPPRHHHQPPPPRRPKPSAVPRFGVWDERNAAMAAQGFTVQFEKVKRHREEARTGPAPPPVQPPKLLSPDDNAAAAAPRARRHGKSKADKRSFVSRMYRCLFPRVRE from the exons ATGGCTGCT GCCGGGCAGCACGCCGTGGTGCCCAAGTTCGGCTCCTGGGACGCCGAGAACATCGGCTACACCGTCTTCTTCGAGAAGGTGCGCGACAACAAGGCCCCGCCGGCGCCCGCTCCCAAACCTTCCGCTTCCGGCGCTGGCAATGGAGGCTACGACTTCGACCCCTACGAGCACTACGAGAGCCTCAGCAGGAAGGTGCCGTCACGCCCGCCAAGCTCGCACGGCGGTGCTGCCAGTGCCAGGGCGGCCGGTGCCGCCTACGACTTCGACCCGTACGACCACTACGACAgcctcagcagcagcaggaaCGTGCCTTCCCGCCCGCCGAGCTCGCACGGCcacggccatggccatggccacgcgcctgctcctcctgctgctggcTACGACGTCGACCCCTACGAGCACTACGACAATCTCAGCGCCAGGAACGTGCCGTCACGCCCGCCGAGCTCGCACGGCCACGTCCACGGCCACGCGCCGGTGCCGCAGCCgcaccaccggtaccaccgccGGACCGGGAGCAACGGCAGCAACGCGGCGTCCGAGGCCAGCAGCCGCGGCAGCAAGTTCTCGCCGCCCAGGCCGTACCAGCCCAGgtacagcagcaacagcaacagcgaCACCAGCTTCCCGCAAGGCGGCGGCCACGGCCATGGCGCCCaataccaccaccaccaccaccaccacaacaACAATCAGCACCACCACGGTGCTGCGCCGAGGGCAGCGTctgcctcgccgtcgccgccgcgccaccaccaccagccgCCCCCGCCGCGGCGCCCGAAACCGTCGGCCGTGCCGAGGTTCGGTGTGTGGGACGAGCGCAacgcggccatggcggcgcaGGGCTTCACGGTGCAGTTCGAGAAGGTGAAGCGCCACCGAGAGGAGGCCAGGACCggccccgcgccgccgcccgtgCAACCGCCGAAGCTGCTGTCGCCCGACGACaacgcagcggcggcggcgccgcgcgcgcggcgtcACGGGAAGTCGAAGGCCGACAAGAGGTCCTTCGTGTCCAGGATGTACAGGTGCCTGTTCCCAAGGGTCAGAGAGTGA